The proteins below come from a single Miscanthus floridulus cultivar M001 chromosome 1, ASM1932011v1, whole genome shotgun sequence genomic window:
- the LOC136449976 gene encoding uncharacterized protein, which yields MQRRRAHTWAGVGKTAQAAAAHAALFCFTLFLALRVDGRTTYSWWIIFVPLWLFHGIIARGRFSMPAPSLPHGRHWAPCHSIVAAPLLIAFELLLCIYLESIRVRNHPSVDLKIVFLPLLAFEAIILIDNFRMCRALMPGDEESMSDEAIWETLPHFWVAISMVFLIAATTFTLLKLSGDVGALGWWDLFINYGIAECFAFLVCTRWFNPMIHKSPTHGEASSSSAAIRYRDWESGLVLPSLEDHEQERLCGLPDTGGHVMKIPLVAFQVLLCMRLEGTPASARHIPIFALFSPLFILQGAGVLFSLARLVEKVVLLLRNGPVSPNYLTASSNVRDCFAFLHHGSRLLGWWSIDEGSKEEQARLFYTESTGYNTFCGYPPEVVRKMPKKDLAEEVWRLQAALGEQSEITNCTKQEYERLQNEKVLCRICYEGEICMVLLPCRHRTLCKSCAEKCKKCPICRVPIEERMPVYDV from the exons ATGCAGCGGCGGCGGGCCCACACGTGGGCGGGGGTGGGGAAGACGgctcaggcggcggcggcgcacgccGCGCTCTTCTGCTTCACTCTCTTCCTCGCGCTCAGGGTCGACGGCCGCACCACGTACTCCTGGTG GATAATATTCGTTCCACTATGGCTCTTTCATGGAATCATTGCGCGTGGAAGGTTTTCAATGCCTGCCCCTTCGTTGCCTCATGGCCGTCAT TGGGCACCCTGTCATTCGATTGTTGCCGCGCCTTTACTAATTGCGTTTGAGCTGCTTCTTTGCATATATCTTGAAAGCATAAGAG TTAGAAATCATCCATCTGTTGATCTGAAGATTGTGTTCCTTCCTCTGTTGGCCTTTGAAGCAATTATCCTTATTGATAATTTTAG AATGTGTAGAGCTTTAATGCCTGGAGATGAAGAAAGCATGAGTGATGAAGCTATTTGGGAGACACTTCCT CATTTTTGGGTTGCAATTTCAATGGTGTTTCTTATAGCTGCTACAACATTCACCCTTCTCAAGCTGTCTG GTGATGTTGGTGCTTTGGGATGGTGGGATTTGTTTATAAATTATGG GATTGCGGAATGCTTTGCATTTCTTGTCTGTACAAGATGGTTTAATCCCATGATTCATAAGTCTCCCACTCATGGGGAGGCTAGCTCATCATCGGCGGCAATTAGATACCGTGATTGGGAAAGTGGTCTTGTCCTCCCATCACTAGAAGATCACGAACAAGAGAGGCTTTGTGGTCTCCCTGATACTGGGGGTCATGTAATGAAAATACCTCTTGTGGCTTTCCAAGTATTGCTTTGTATGCGGTTGGAG GGCACACCAGCAAGCGCTCGCCACATCCCAATATTTGCTCTTTTCTCGCCACTATTTATTCTGCAAGGTGCTGGTGTCCTTTTCTCTCTAGCAAGATTAGTGGAGAAGGTAGTTCTGCTATTGCGTAATGGACCAGTTAGTCCTAATTACCTTACAGCCTCATCAAATGTTCGTGATTGCTTTGCTTTTCTTCATCATGGTTCAAG GCTTCTTGGTTGGTGGTCTATTGATGAAGGGAGCAAGGAAGAACAGGCCCGGTTGTTTTATACTGAATCTACTGG GTACAATACATTTTGCGGCTATCCACCAGAGGTGGTTAGGAAAATGCCTAAAAAGGACCTTGCAGAAGAG GTTTGGAGGCTACAGGCAGCGTTGGGAGAACAATCTGAAATTACGAATTGTACCAAACAGGAATACGAAAGGCTTCAAAAT GAGAAGGTTCTTTGTAGGATTTGCTACGAGGGAGAGATATGCATGGTGCTGCTTCCCTGCCGGCACAGAACTTTATGCAA GTCTTGTGCGGAGAAATGCAAGAAGTGTCCAATCTGCCGTGTGCCAATTGAAGAGCGCATGCCTGTATATGATGTTTAA